One window from the genome of Pedobacter schmidteae encodes:
- a CDS encoding SDR family NAD(P)-dependent oxidoreductase, with translation MILQNKNAIVYGASPSLGGTVAQSLAAAGATVFVTNKNLSIARQVADKIIAAGGKAHADVVDAMDEDSIRKHMEYVQHKVGTVDISFNLIGIKNVQDIPLIEMSLEDFTSPVNDAMRTQFLTMTAAGKIMKDQKSGVILSLTATPGGIGYAMVGGFGPVCCAIESLSKNLAAELGPFGVRVVNIRSAGSPDSRPFKEFLAAGGDEAESFLQKLVDDTMLNQLPLMQDIANTAVFLASDMAGKITGVTIDITVGTTAALNYKMTKPAFVKV, from the coding sequence ATGATACTTCAAAATAAAAATGCGATCGTTTATGGAGCAAGTCCTTCTCTGGGAGGAACTGTTGCCCAATCCCTGGCTGCAGCTGGTGCCACCGTTTTTGTAACCAACAAAAACTTATCAATTGCCCGGCAGGTTGCCGACAAAATTATCGCAGCAGGTGGTAAAGCTCATGCTGATGTAGTTGACGCAATGGATGAAGACTCTATCAGAAAACACATGGAATACGTTCAGCATAAAGTCGGTACAGTTGATATATCTTTTAATTTAATAGGCATTAAAAATGTGCAGGACATTCCACTAATCGAGATGTCACTTGAGGATTTCACCTCACCGGTTAATGATGCGATGCGTACTCAGTTTCTGACCATGACAGCTGCGGGTAAAATTATGAAAGATCAAAAATCGGGGGTAATCCTTTCCCTAACGGCAACTCCGGGCGGGATTGGCTATGCGATGGTGGGAGGCTTTGGTCCGGTATGTTGCGCAATAGAGAGTCTTTCCAAAAATCTGGCAGCAGAACTTGGCCCATTTGGTGTCAGGGTTGTGAATATCAGGTCTGCCGGTTCTCCGGATTCGCGTCCATTTAAAGAATTTTTAGCTGCAGGTGGAGATGAAGCCGAATCTTTTTTGCAAAAACTTGTAGATGATACCATGCTCAATCAATTGCCACTGATGCAGGACATTGCAAATACTGCTGTTTTTTTAGCATCAGATATGGCTGGAAAAATAACCGGCGTTACCATAGATATTACCGTAGGAACAACAGCTGCACTAAATTACAAAATGACAAAGCCTGCTTTTGTTAAAGTTTAG
- a CDS encoding serine hydrolase yields the protein MKTSLLFLAALLLIGNFSFGQGIYKKIDSIIKDNHQKNPAIGVSVGFINNGKEYYTAYGKLSKDSQTDINKYSVFEIASITKILTSNLIAQAVMEHKIKIDDYIDNYLPKNYVLQKNLKNKIKISDLASHQSGLPDIDFVKLIELNPQQPVSNVTKETLAIMVNNCTELTDYGKYRYSTIGYTLLGQILEKIYGKSYDEIISSKIIKPLQMTNTLTKDFNVKNITTGYNPNGDIQEFFKWNVTASAGLVKSNAADMVKFLKAVLNKENTVAKAAIITEKIFYKDEKREMGLGTNIVTDDKNTIYIKTGDSMGQSSIICYNRAKKWGIIILLNQRNSKMRQNLLNEIYETVLK from the coding sequence ATGAAAACATCCTTACTTTTTCTAGCAGCACTATTACTAATAGGCAATTTTAGCTTTGGACAAGGCATTTATAAAAAGATCGATTCCATAATAAAAGATAATCATCAAAAAAATCCCGCCATAGGTGTTAGTGTCGGTTTTATCAATAACGGCAAAGAATACTATACAGCCTATGGTAAACTTAGTAAAGACAGCCAAACAGATATCAATAAATATTCTGTATTCGAAATCGCCTCTATTACTAAAATTCTGACATCAAATTTAATTGCTCAAGCAGTTATGGAGCATAAAATAAAAATAGATGATTATATCGACAACTATCTTCCAAAGAATTATGTGCTACAGAAAAACCTTAAAAATAAAATCAAAATTTCTGACCTGGCCTCTCATCAATCGGGTTTGCCTGATATAGATTTTGTAAAGCTAATCGAACTTAATCCACAACAACCTGTAAGTAATGTAACTAAAGAAACACTAGCCATTATGGTTAATAACTGTACCGAATTAACAGATTATGGCAAATATCGTTACTCTACCATTGGCTATACTTTACTGGGGCAAATTTTAGAAAAAATATATGGCAAGAGTTACGATGAAATCATTAGCTCCAAAATAATAAAGCCACTCCAGATGACCAATACATTAACGAAAGATTTTAATGTGAAAAACATAACTACAGGTTATAACCCAAATGGTGATATTCAGGAATTTTTCAAGTGGAATGTCACTGCATCTGCAGGATTGGTAAAATCTAATGCTGCCGACATGGTTAAGTTTTTAAAAGCCGTTTTAAATAAGGAAAACACTGTAGCCAAAGCTGCAATCATAACTGAAAAAATCTTCTATAAAGATGAAAAAAGGGAAATGGGATTAGGGACGAACATCGTAACAGACGATAAAAATACCATTTATATAAAAACAGGAGATTCTATGGGACAATCTTCAATTATCTGTTACAATAGGGCAAAAAAATGGGGTATCATCATACTTTTAAACCAACGGAACTCAAAAATGAGGCAAAACCTTTTAAATGAAATCTATGAAACAGTATTAAAATAA